The Malus domestica chromosome 06, GDT2T_hap1 genome has a segment encoding these proteins:
- the LOC103438681 gene encoding uncharacterized protein has product MWFAGGAFRASTSTGSGLITTAAAFVRHFSRSRAENLRKINPKVSFPEANSIARDLYDVVKQHGPLTIPNTWVQAKEFGVNGLMSKTHMKIMLKWMRGRKMLKLFPNQVGSTKKFLLCTLPEDAEVTQFRESSAVRLQHRKPSIKRKKQKK; this is encoded by the exons ATGTGGTTCGCCGGCGGcgcgtttagggcttccacttCGACCGGAAGTGGTCTGATTACAACCGCCGCGGCGTTTGTAAGGCATTTCTCCCGGAGCCGCGCGGAGAATCTGAGGAAAATCAATCCAAAAGTGAGCTTCCCTGAGGCTAATTCTATCGCTCGTGATCTATACGATGTCGTCAAACAGCATGGACCTCTCACCATCCCCAATACTTGGGTTCAGGCTAAG GAATTTGGTGTCAATGGATTGATGAGCAAAACACACATGAAGATAATGCTCAAATGGATGAGGGGAAGGAAGATGCTGAAGTTGTTCCCCAACCAAGTTGGTTCGACCAAAAAATTCTTGTTATGCACACTGCCTGAAGATGCTGAAGTTACTCAATTTAGAGAATCATCAGCAGTAAGGCTGCAACATAGGAAGCCTTCCATCAAGCGGAAGAAGCAAAAGAAATAG